The Candidatus Nitrosopumilus sp. SW genomic sequence ACTTGGTCATCTTTTACCATTCCAGAAAGACCAGGCATACTTTCAAGAATTCCCTGCAACGAACCCATTTTAGTTACTTCTTCTAACTGAGAAAGAAAATCTTCCATGTTCATTTTTCCACTAGAAATTCTTTTCATTCTATCATCATCACTTTCACTTTCCAAACGTTTTGCCAAATCCAAAACAGCTTGAATATCACCCATCCCTAACAGACGTCCAACAAACCTTGTTGGAGAGAATTTTTCTAAATCATCAATTCGTTCACCAGTACCAATGTACATAATTTGTGCACCAGTTGCAGCAGATGCAGCTAATGCACCACCGCCCTTTGCAGAACTATCTAGTTTTGTAATTATTACCCCACCGACAGGAATTGTTTTATGAAATGCTTCAGCTTGATTGAAACATTGTTGTCCAATTGTTCCATCAATTACAAGCAGTGCTAAATCAGGATCTGCAACTTTGTTAATTCTATCCATCTCTTCAAGAAGATCTTTTTCTTCTTTGTGACGTCCAGCTGTATCAATCAGAATAACATCCAATGGTTGCCCTTCAAAATGTTTTAGACCATTTTTTACAATACTAGGAGAGTCTTTGTTATTTTCTTCACCGTATACTTCGACGTTTGATTTTTCACACATTGTTTTTAGTTGTACTAATGCACCAGGGCGGTAGGTATCAGCTCCAATAACACCAACTTTGTATCCTTGCCTAGTCAAGAATTTAGCAAGTTTGGATGCAACAGTGGTTTTACCACTCCCTTGAATTCCAAGCAAAATGATTTTGTTTTGTTTTCCAGGTTTAAAATCAAATTCAGATTCGTTTCCAAGTAGATTTGCAAGTTCATCATATAGAATTTTGACAATGTGATCTTTTCGAGACAGGCCTGGAGGGGGAGTCTCATTGAGAGCACGTTCTTCCAAGTGTTTTGTGATTTCAAGTACCAATCTCACGTTAACGTCAGATTGTAATAGGGCTCTTTGAACATCCTTTGAGAGTTCTTTTATTAATTCCTCATCTATTCCTGAGGATTTTACAATCTTCTTGATTGCGTCACCTA encodes the following:
- a CDS encoding signal recognition particle receptor subunit alpha, which codes for MLDGLKSSLGDAIKKIVKSSGIDEELIKELSKDVQRALLQSDVNVRLVLEITKHLEERALNETPPPGLSRKDHIVKILYDELANLLGNESEFDFKPGKQNKIILLGIQGSGKTTVASKLAKFLTRQGYKVGVIGADTYRPGALVQLKTMCEKSNVEVYGEENNKDSPSIVKNGLKHFEGQPLDVILIDTAGRHKEEKDLLEEMDRINKVADPDLALLVIDGTIGQQCFNQAEAFHKTIPVGGVIITKLDSSAKGGGALAASAATGAQIMYIGTGERIDDLEKFSPTRFVGRLLGMGDIQAVLDLAKRLESESDDDRMKRISSGKMNMEDFLSQLEEVTKMGSLQGILESMPGLSGMVKDDQVNQMEDRVSKWRYIIQSMTTQEKADPEGLLNSSRIKRIARGSGWPEGEVKELMKNYKNSKNMMKASKGRQMQGTLRRMGLG